From the genome of Geobacter sp. SVR, one region includes:
- a CDS encoding Ig-like domain-containing protein, giving the protein MNRAYRLIWNAAKEAWVVAAELVKGKGRAPAGTGRPLPAADRSGMSRMDNPASAAAPFSSLMMALEPRFVFDAAGAATAAAVADGSHDAAVPDKNAEQARHHERSGDHSGREQHDGRDNFSSDILKALGHNRVHGDRSAQDRDEQAHSVLFIDPRVPDVPSLAAGVRPGVEIVFLDPNQDGVTQISGYLQSHTSISSVHIFSHGASGSILIGTTNLDAGTISGRSAEISAWSASLTADADILLYGCDVAAGSQGLGFIGKLAEATGADVAASTDPTGATAKGGNWVLETATGTIEARSPLTRAAMAGYGALMDGPTITSILRQTPTYDTTNADSVTFRVTFTEAVKNVDGTDFTIAPGSVSGATIQLVTPVTGSNGTQYDVIVGGLSGSGSLNLDLYSGNNIKSVAGDTPLVYANQAGGNTATDQTYTVDRSITAPAITGLKNAANGQGDTGVSGSDFVTSTQNLKFTGTTDAGNTVQVFLGGQSIGSTTADGSGNWTLDYTGTTLGEGTYSLTATAGDNAGNSATSAPVALVIDRTAPTISSASASDIIVTLTYTESTSLDAINTAVPGAFTVKANGTDIAVNSVAVNATNNTVMLTLNSAIGSGQTVTVSYTDPTAGNDVNAIQDKAGNDAATQTNVPVTNNTSGSNVAPVIGNVSGNTWYSKGDPAVAVFSGTPTLTDVDDTHLEQATVSITTNRNSNDVLSIAGTLPDGITAAYDSGTGVLTLTGHATKADYQTALALVRFQTSAGLDASRTITLKVNDGQVDSASATRTMRVLGPAFALGETASAYLVGNTTGNSSLMELTGVNLVMGTTTTLVTDFNQSLNAMGFNPIDGHLYAWDDASANSTNSNGAARIVRINSDNTVTYLSQPALGSSASGNQPASGAAPKAADIGPDGIMYISTSGKIYRFDVDPRSSTYLTWLTPLNTVSGTLADLAFHPGDGYIYAVTSSTNIYKINPADGTYTSITYSGGPTGSPLWGQYFDSAGFLYVTAGGSNAVIYRIDLTNPANPTKTVTTIPTGNTLPTAGDGGRVVTINLDFGDAPDSYKTQLSNNGARHNLLGNKTWLGSAPDNESNATPGAAADSDGADEDGILSFSDLRLGTTSYSVDVQVSNLGSSPTTLVGWIDFDKDGQFDTREAASATIPAGTTNGTVTLTWNNIQGMIATGDTYARFRIASGLATAGTDGAGTGANSQDTRSYGPMMDGEVEDYKITIQAADATPPTVDIVSIASPRHTPVGTVTITFDKAVTGVDITDFTLTRDGVAISLAGLTVNGSGANYTIDLSGVTSPQGNYVLSIDPTGSGIKAANNVNLASGDSISFTIDTTAPVIDLDPSDAATRNHATASVNGAVVSLDDNSDPATLVEAGGVITQIKLQVGGLRDGAGEKLIFGATEIRADGNSGAQAGLTIGTVANIDIAYADGVFTLTKNGGTLSADDAQKIIRDIQYRNSADINATTGDRTFSFTATDLAGVTATPAVATIAVSGSGTAGPLTPTVDPLHTNDTTPVITGTATVGAGDTLTVQVNNVTYTNGDGNLTYNPATYTWSLTIPDNQALTERIYPVTATVTNISGSSTDLTNNELIIDLTAPAAPTVVSQATTDTTPTITGTANLATNEYLTVTVNGVTYTEGDGSLTRIGPNWSLTIPNALADGTYPVIATAHDPAGNFRDDTTSNELIIDTTKPAAPALDLTDASDSGVSQTDDTTNDTTPTIRVTLNGTGAAAPVAGDVVKLYENGTQVGSATLTGTDITNNYVDITTSLLTPGTKSFTSTVTDAAGNVSDTSPELPVLIDTTAPVFSTATIDGTTLVLTYTENGGSGFAGTTPATTDFTVTKGGSGVGVTGVVVDAAHNTVTITLAAAVIHADTVKVSYTAGTNKIQDVAGNNAANLVNQTVTNNTSDVPTQTVVITSATDDVAPQTGAVANGGSTNDTAPDLSGTLSAVLHSGEVLAVYRDGVKVGEATVNGTTWTYADTGLVDGTTYSYTAQVESIAGHGTVSNTYAIAVDTTPPEISVASITSDTGASASDFITNDRTLVISGTFNHNDTNVLTVDFQGHTYTVGDGHLTTSGDTWSLDVQDISLPDGTYTVVAKAYDVAGNLAQHSQDIVIDTVAPTTGSGATDVNVVAITSDTGASASDFITNDRTLVISGTFNHNDTNVLTVDFKGHTYTVGDGHLTTSGDSWSLDVQDITLTDGTYTVIAKAYDVAGNLAQDSQDIVIDTVAPTTGSGATDVNVVSITSDTGASASDFITSDRTLVISGTFNHNDTNILTVDFKGHTYIVGDGHLTTSGDSWSLDVQDISLTDGTYTVIAKAYDVAGNLAQDSQDIVIDTVAPTTGSGATDVNVVSITSDTGASASDFITSDRTLVISGTFNHNDTNILTVDFKGHTYTVGDGHLTTNGDSWSLDVQDISLTDGTYTAVAKAYDVAGNVAQDSQDIIIDTVAPTTGSGATDVNVVSITSDTGSSASDFITSDRTLVINGTFNHNDTNVLTVDFKGHTYTVGDGHLTTNGDSWSLDVQDISLTDGTYTVIAKAYDVAGNLAQDSQDIVIDTVAPTTGSGATDVNVVSITSDTGSSASDFITSDRTLVINGTFNHNDTNVLTVDFKGHTYTVGDGHLTTSGDSWSLDVQDVTLPDGTYTVVAKAYDVADNVAQDSQDIVIDTVAPTTGSGATDANVVSITSDTGASASDFITSDRTLVINGTFDHNDTNVLTVDFKGHTYTVGDGHLTTNGDSWSLDVQEISLTDGTYTVIAKAYDVAGNVAQDSQDIVIDTVAPTTGSGTTDVNVVSITSDTGASASDFITNDRTLVINGTFNHNDTNILTVDFKGHTYTVGDGHLTTSGDTWSLDVQDITLPDGTYTVVAKAYDVAGNVAQDSQDIVIDATQPSITISTIAGDDVINAAEHGGQVAINGTTTGAENGRTVTVHLNGRDYTATVNNNTWTLNAPAIDVAALVNGQGYTVTADVSDAAGNAAPQAGRTITVDTTAPTITINTIAGDDVINAAEHGGQVAINGTTTGAENGRTVTVHLNGRDYTATVNNNTWTLNAPAIDVAALVNGQGYTVTADVSDAAGNAAPQAGRTITVDTTAPTITINTIAGDDVINAAEHGGQVAISGTTTGAENGRTVTVHLNGHDYTATVSNNTWTLNAPAIDVAALLDGRGYTVTADVSDAAGNAAPQAGRTITVDTTAPVIAIILDKVTPDNVLDPGEAGGTVTLTGRVSGEVNPGDTVTLVIDGTTYTALVQNDKTFSVDVPGSKLASDSDLTINTSVTTTDAAGNSTTATGIKTYLKPPVASNDTATAIEAGGVNNATPGADAVGNVLTNDATADPGGTKTVVSATGTGTGQVGGATSGLYGVLTLNADGSYSYVVNNSNAAVQALNTGEALTDTFTYTMRDANGLTDSAVLTVTIQGANDSPVVTLNTGSIVSALQVPVRFGGLHVDDVDSPVMTVTLSVEHGVLLVTDPGSPNLTVTGNGSNRVTLSGSLAEINALIGGSTALTYTPDYSFSGNDSFIMSTNDGHATVATSTGILVTQRPPVTEDPRTSGQGNTATPVTPVISLPPVQVTVSPDSLVSTSGHPSPVNSLEPALGVRTSVGPAPELTSMATSRNGLVILGGEDTLGAPAGLYLVKTPSSQESLVEEVSSFNLPQGIFRHSDMNAKVALAATLSDGSPLPNWMTFDAESGRFTAKPPVGSGGAMDIRITARDQNGNVAEAQFLFHITESKSGKPETVDTDSADKKPAQKDQKPARDSRDTSASPRSDALDLLKPQKYAARTLKGRPSLAEQMASAAGKDREPVFLAALHKAGKTVRQ; this is encoded by the coding sequence ATGAACCGAGCCTATCGTCTTATCTGGAACGCAGCCAAGGAAGCCTGGGTTGTTGCCGCCGAATTAGTGAAAGGCAAAGGAAGAGCGCCGGCAGGAACCGGCCGGCCGCTGCCGGCGGCAGACCGGTCCGGAATGAGCAGGATGGATAATCCAGCCAGTGCTGCCGCGCCATTCTCCTCCCTGATGATGGCGCTCGAGCCCCGTTTCGTGTTCGATGCCGCCGGGGCCGCCACCGCGGCGGCAGTGGCGGACGGAAGCCATGATGCAGCCGTGCCCGACAAAAACGCGGAACAGGCCCGGCACCACGAGCGGTCCGGCGACCACAGCGGCCGGGAGCAACATGACGGCAGGGACAATTTTTCGTCCGATATCCTGAAGGCCCTGGGGCACAACCGCGTCCATGGCGACAGAAGCGCCCAGGACCGGGACGAGCAGGCGCATAGCGTGCTGTTCATCGATCCCAGGGTGCCCGATGTCCCGTCCCTGGCGGCCGGGGTCCGGCCCGGAGTCGAGATCGTGTTTCTTGATCCCAATCAGGACGGGGTCACCCAGATCAGCGGCTACCTCCAGTCGCACACGAGCATCTCGTCCGTACACATCTTCTCCCACGGCGCTTCCGGCTCGATCCTGATCGGCACCACCAATCTGGACGCCGGCACCATCAGCGGGCGTTCAGCCGAGATCAGTGCCTGGTCGGCATCACTTACGGCGGATGCCGACATCCTGCTGTACGGCTGCGACGTGGCCGCCGGCAGCCAGGGGCTGGGGTTCATCGGCAAACTGGCCGAGGCCACCGGCGCGGACGTGGCCGCCTCCACCGATCCGACCGGAGCAACGGCCAAAGGGGGAAACTGGGTACTGGAAACGGCCACAGGAACCATTGAGGCGAGATCGCCGCTGACCAGGGCGGCCATGGCCGGATATGGCGCCTTGATGGACGGTCCGACCATAACCAGCATTCTGCGCCAGACCCCCACCTATGATACCACCAACGCCGACTCGGTCACCTTTCGGGTCACCTTCACCGAAGCGGTCAAGAACGTCGACGGCACCGACTTCACCATAGCTCCCGGCTCGGTCAGCGGCGCCACCATACAGCTCGTTACTCCGGTCACCGGCAGCAACGGCACTCAATACGACGTAATCGTGGGAGGTCTCAGCGGCTCAGGCTCCCTGAATCTGGATCTCTACAGCGGGAATAACATAAAGAGCGTTGCCGGCGACACGCCGCTGGTCTATGCCAACCAAGCCGGGGGCAATACCGCCACCGACCAGACTTACACCGTCGACCGCTCCATCACCGCACCGGCCATCACCGGACTTAAGAATGCCGCCAACGGCCAGGGAGATACCGGCGTTTCCGGCAGCGATTTCGTAACCAGCACGCAAAACCTGAAGTTTACCGGTACCACCGATGCCGGCAACACGGTACAGGTGTTCCTGGGAGGCCAGTCCATCGGCAGCACCACCGCCGACGGCAGCGGTAACTGGACCCTGGACTACACCGGAACCACCCTGGGCGAGGGGACCTACAGCCTGACCGCTACGGCCGGGGACAATGCCGGCAACAGCGCCACATCTGCGCCAGTGGCTCTGGTGATAGACCGCACCGCACCGACCATCAGCAGCGCCAGCGCCAGCGATATCATCGTGACCCTGACCTATACCGAATCCACCTCGCTGGACGCCATCAACACCGCAGTCCCCGGCGCTTTCACCGTCAAAGCCAATGGGACGGACATCGCGGTCAACAGCGTTGCGGTGAATGCCACCAACAATACGGTCATGCTGACCCTGAACAGCGCCATCGGCTCGGGCCAGACCGTAACGGTCAGCTATACCGATCCCACGGCCGGTAATGACGTCAACGCCATCCAGGATAAGGCCGGCAACGACGCCGCTACCCAGACCAATGTGCCGGTCACCAACAACACCAGTGGCAGCAACGTGGCACCGGTTATCGGCAATGTCTCCGGCAATACCTGGTACAGCAAAGGGGACCCTGCGGTAGCGGTGTTCTCCGGCACACCGACTCTGACCGATGTTGATGACACCCATCTGGAACAGGCCACCGTATCCATCACTACCAACCGGAACTCCAATGACGTGCTCAGCATTGCCGGCACTCTGCCCGACGGCATCACCGCCGCCTACGACTCCGGCACCGGGGTCCTGACCCTGACCGGTCACGCCACCAAAGCCGATTACCAGACCGCCCTGGCCCTGGTGCGCTTCCAGACCAGCGCCGGGCTCGACGCGAGCCGCACCATCACCCTCAAGGTCAACGACGGCCAGGTGGACTCGGCCTCCGCTACCCGCACCATGCGCGTGCTGGGGCCGGCCTTTGCTTTGGGGGAAACGGCATCGGCGTATCTGGTGGGCAACACTACCGGCAACTCCAGCCTGATGGAGTTGACCGGAGTGAATCTGGTCATGGGAACTACCACCACGCTGGTCACGGACTTCAACCAATCCTTGAATGCCATGGGATTCAATCCAATTGACGGTCATCTGTATGCATGGGACGACGCCAGCGCCAATTCAACCAACAGTAATGGTGCAGCTCGTATAGTCCGCATCAATTCGGACAATACGGTAACGTATTTATCTCAACCCGCACTGGGAAGCTCTGCCTCCGGTAATCAACCGGCATCAGGCGCAGCTCCGAAAGCCGCCGACATAGGTCCGGACGGGATTATGTACATCAGCACGAGCGGCAAGATATATCGCTTTGACGTCGATCCCCGCTCCAGCACCTATTTGACGTGGCTTACTCCGCTGAATACAGTCAGCGGGACCCTGGCCGATTTGGCGTTCCATCCGGGCGACGGCTATATTTATGCTGTTACAAGCAGTACGAACATATACAAAATCAATCCGGCAGATGGAACATACACGTCCATTACCTACAGCGGCGGCCCAACCGGAAGTCCACTGTGGGGGCAGTACTTCGACAGTGCCGGCTTCCTGTATGTTACGGCAGGAGGTTCCAATGCGGTCATATACCGTATCGACCTTACCAATCCGGCCAATCCCACCAAAACGGTTACCACCATTCCGACCGGGAATACTCTTCCCACTGCCGGTGACGGCGGTCGCGTCGTCACCATCAATCTTGATTTCGGCGACGCGCCGGACAGCTACAAGACCCAGTTGAGCAACAACGGCGCCCGCCACAACCTGCTGGGCAACAAGACCTGGCTGGGCAGCGCGCCGGATAATGAGTCCAATGCCACTCCCGGAGCTGCGGCAGACTCCGACGGCGCCGATGAAGACGGCATCCTATCGTTCAGCGACCTGCGTCTGGGCACGACCAGCTATAGTGTCGATGTCCAGGTCAGCAACCTGGGAAGCAGTCCGACCACCCTGGTCGGCTGGATCGACTTCGACAAAGACGGCCAGTTCGATACCAGGGAAGCAGCCAGCGCCACCATTCCGGCAGGAACCACCAACGGCACCGTTACCCTAACCTGGAACAACATCCAGGGCATGATCGCGACAGGCGATACCTATGCCCGTTTCCGCATCGCTTCGGGACTGGCAACAGCGGGTACCGACGGAGCAGGCACAGGCGCCAATTCGCAGGATACCCGTTCCTATGGTCCGATGATGGACGGTGAGGTCGAAGACTATAAAATCACCATCCAGGCGGCTGACGCTACCCCTCCTACGGTCGACATCGTTTCCATCGCCTCTCCCCGCCATACTCCGGTCGGCACGGTGACAATCACCTTTGACAAAGCGGTAACCGGTGTGGATATCACCGACTTCACCCTGACCCGCGACGGAGTGGCAATTAGCCTGGCCGGGCTGACCGTGAACGGCAGCGGAGCAAACTACACCATCGATCTTTCCGGCGTCACCAGCCCACAGGGCAACTATGTTCTGAGCATCGATCCGACAGGGTCGGGCATCAAAGCCGCCAATAACGTCAACCTGGCCAGCGGCGACTCGATATCCTTCACCATCGACACTACCGCCCCGGTGATTGACCTCGATCCAAGCGATGCGGCAACCCGCAATCACGCAACGGCCAGCGTCAATGGTGCCGTGGTCAGCCTGGACGATAATAGCGACCCGGCGACCCTGGTCGAGGCGGGAGGTGTCATTACGCAAATAAAGCTTCAGGTCGGCGGCCTGAGGGATGGCGCCGGCGAGAAATTGATCTTCGGCGCGACCGAAATCCGCGCCGATGGCAATTCCGGCGCTCAAGCGGGCCTCACCATCGGAACGGTCGCCAATATCGATATCGCCTATGCCGACGGCGTCTTCACCCTGACCAAGAACGGCGGCACGTTGAGCGCCGATGATGCGCAGAAGATCATCCGCGACATACAGTACCGCAACTCCGCCGACATCAACGCAACCACCGGAGACCGCACCTTCAGTTTCACCGCCACCGATCTGGCCGGCGTCACCGCTACCCCGGCGGTGGCCACAATTGCGGTCAGCGGCTCCGGCACTGCCGGACCGCTTACCCCGACAGTCGATCCGCTCCATACCAACGACACCACGCCGGTCATCACCGGCACCGCAACCGTAGGCGCCGGAGACACGCTGACCGTCCAGGTCAACAACGTTACCTACACAAACGGCGACGGCAACCTGACCTACAATCCCGCTACCTACACCTGGAGCCTGACCATTCCGGACAACCAGGCCCTGACCGAGAGGATCTATCCGGTCACCGCCACAGTCACCAATATTTCGGGTTCCAGCACCGACCTGACCAACAACGAGCTGATCATCGACCTGACGGCGCCCGCTGCGCCCACGGTCGTTTCGCAAGCTACCACGGACACCACCCCCACCATCACCGGCACCGCCAATCTTGCAACCAACGAATACCTGACCGTGACCGTGAACGGGGTCACCTACACAGAAGGTGACGGCAGCCTTACCCGTATCGGTCCCAACTGGAGCCTGACCATCCCGAACGCCCTGGCCGACGGCACCTATCCCGTTATTGCCACGGCCCACGATCCTGCCGGCAATTTCAGGGACGACACCACCAGCAACGAACTGATCATCGATACCACGAAACCGGCAGCACCGGCGCTTGATCTGACCGATGCCTCGGACAGCGGCGTCAGTCAGACCGACGATACGACCAACGATACCACCCCGACCATCCGCGTCACGCTCAACGGCACGGGTGCTGCCGCGCCGGTAGCCGGAGATGTTGTCAAACTGTACGAAAACGGTACCCAAGTGGGCAGCGCCACCCTGACCGGTACCGACATCACGAATAACTACGTGGATATCACCACCAGCCTGCTCACCCCTGGCACGAAGAGCTTCACCTCCACGGTCACTGACGCAGCGGGCAATGTCTCCGATACTTCTCCGGAGCTGCCGGTGCTGATCGATACCACGGCCCCGGTGTTCTCCACGGCCACCATTGACGGCACGACCCTGGTGCTGACCTACACCGAAAACGGCGGCAGCGGATTTGCCGGCACCACCCCGGCCACAACCGACTTCACGGTGACCAAGGGCGGCAGTGGCGTCGGCGTCACCGGCGTTGTCGTCGATGCCGCACACAACACCGTCACGATCACCCTTGCCGCAGCAGTGATCCACGCCGACACCGTCAAGGTTTCCTACACGGCAGGTACGAACAAGATCCAGGATGTGGCGGGCAATAACGCGGCCAACCTGGTGAACCAAACCGTCACTAACAACACCAGCGACGTCCCGACCCAGACCGTGGTCATCACCAGCGCAACCGACGATGTGGCCCCGCAGACCGGTGCTGTCGCCAACGGTGGCAGCACTAACGACACCGCCCCTGACCTGTCCGGTACTCTTAGCGCCGTTCTGCACAGCGGTGAGGTGCTGGCCGTCTACCGCGACGGCGTCAAGGTCGGGGAGGCGACGGTCAACGGCACCACCTGGACCTACGCTGACACGGGCCTCGTCGATGGCACGACCTACAGCTATACGGCCCAGGTAGAGAGCATTGCCGGGCATGGGACGGTTTCCAACACCTACGCCATCGCGGTTGATACCACACCGCCTGAGATCAGCGTTGCCTCCATCACCAGCGATACCGGGGCCTCGGCCAGCGACTTCATCACCAACGACCGCACCCTGGTCATCAGCGGCACCTTCAATCACAACGACACCAACGTCCTGACCGTGGACTTCCAGGGCCATACCTATACCGTGGGCGACGGTCACCTGACCACCAGCGGCGACACCTGGAGCCTCGATGTCCAGGATATTTCACTGCCTGACGGCACCTACACCGTGGTTGCCAAAGCCTATGACGTGGCCGGCAATCTGGCCCAGCACAGTCAGGACATCGTCATCGACACTGTAGCGCCTACCACCGGCAGCGGCGCAACCGACGTCAATGTCGTAGCGATCACCAGCGATACCGGGGCTTCGGCCAGCGACTTCATCACCAACGACCGCACCCTGGTCATCAGCGGCACCTTCAATCACAACGACACCAACGTCCTGACCGTGGACTTCAAGGGTCATACCTACACCGTGGGCGACGGCCACCTCACCACCAGCGGCGATAGCTGGAGCCTGGATGTCCAGGACATCACCCTGACTGACGGCACCTACACTGTGATCGCCAAAGCCTACGACGTGGCCGGCAATCTGGCCCAGGACAGCCAGGATATCGTCATCGACACCGTGGCTCCGACCACCGGCAGCGGTGCAACCGACGTCAATGTCGTATCGATCACCAGCGATACCGGGGCCTCTGCCAGCGACTTCATCACCAGCGACCGCACCCTGGTCATCAGCGGCACCTTCAACCACAACGACACCAACATCCTGACCGTGGACTTCAAGGGCCATACCTACATCGTGGGCGACGGCCACCTCACCACCAGCGGCGATAGCTGGAGCCTGGATGTCCAGGACATCTCACTGACTGACGGCACCTACACTGTGATCGCCAAAGCCTACGACGTGGCCGGCAATCTGGCCCAGGACAGCCAGGACATTGTCATCGACACCGTGGCTCCGACCACCGGCAGCGGTGCAACCGACGTCAATGTCGTATCGATCACCAGCGATACCGGGGCCTCTGCCAGCGACTTCATCACCAGCGACCGCACCCTGGTCATCAGCGGCACCTTCAACCACAACGACACCAACATCCTGACCGTGGACTTCAAGGGCCATACCTACACCGTGGGCGACGGCCACCTCACCACCAACGGCGATAGCTGGAGCCTGGATGTCCAGGACATCTCACTGACTGACGGCACCTACACTGCGGTCGCCAAAGCCTACGACGTGGCCGGCAATGTGGCCCAGGACAGCCAGGACATTATCATCGACACCGTGGCCCCGACCACCGGCAGCGGCGCAACCGACGTCAACGTGGTCTCCATCACCAGCGATACCGGGTCTTCGGCCAGCGACTTCATCACCAGCGACCGCACCCTGGTCATCAACGGCACCTTCAACCATAACGATACCAACGTCCTGACCGTGGACTTCAAAGGTCACACCTACACCGTGGGCGACGGACACCTCACCACCAACGGCGATAGCTGGAGTCTGGATGTCCAGGATATTTCACTGACTGACGGTACCTACACCGTCATTGCCAAAGCCTATGACGTGGCCGGCAATCTGGCCCAGGACAGCCAGGATATCGTCATCGACACCGTGGCGCCGACCACCGGCAGCGGCGCAACCGACGTCAACGTGGTCTCCATCACCAGCGATACCGGGTCTTCGGCCAGCGACTTCATCACCAGCGACCGCACCCTGGTCATCAACGGCACCTTCAACCATAACGATACCAACGTCCTGACCGTGGACTTCAAAGGTCACACTTACACCGTGGGCGACGGACACCTCACCACCAGCGGTGATAGCTGGAGTCTCGATGTCCAGGACGTCACCCTGCCTGACGGCACCTACACCGTGGTTGCCAAAGCCTATGACGTGGCCGACAACGTGGCCCAGGACAGTCAGGACATCGTCATCGACACCGTGGCCCCGACCACCGGCAGCGGCGCAACCGACGCCAACGTGGTCTCCATCACCAGCGATACCGGGGCTTCGGCCAGCGACTTCATCACCAGCGACCGCACCCTGGTCATCAACGGCACCTTCGACCATAACGACACCAACGTCCTGACCGTGGACTTCAAGGGTCACACCTACACCGTGGGCGACGGTCACCTCACCACCAACGGCGATAGCTGGAGTCTGGATGTCCAGGAGATTTCACTGACTGACGGCACCTACACCGTCATTGCCAAAGCCTATGACGTGGCCGGCAATGTGGCCCAGGACAGCCAGGATATCGTCATCGACACCGTGGCGCCGACCACCGGCAGCGGCACAACCGACGTCAACGTTGTCTCCATCACCAGCGATACCGGGGCCTCTGCCAGCGACTTCATCACCAACGACCGCACCCTGGTCATCAACGGCACCTTCAACCACAACGACACCAACATCCTGACCGTGGACTTCAAGGGTCACACCTACACCGTGGGCGACGGGCACCTGACCACCAGCGGCGACACCTGGAGCCTGGATGTCCAGGACATCACCCTGCCCGACGGCACCTACACCGTGGTCGCCAAAGCCTACGACGTGGCCGGCAATGTGGCCCAGGACAGCCAGGACATTGTCATCGATGCCACGCAACCCAGCATTACCATCAGCACCATTGCCGGGGACGATGTGATCAATGCCGCGGAACACGGCGGGCAAGTAGCCATCAACGGCACCACTACCGGTGCCGAGAACGGCCGGACCGTGACCGTGCACCTGAACGGCCGCGACTACACTGCTACCGTGAACAACAACACCTGGACCCTGAATGCCCCGGCTATCGATGTGGCTGCCCTGGTTAACGGACAGGGCTACACCGTCACCGCCGATGTCTCGGATGCCGCCGGCAATGCCGCACCCCAGGCCGGCCGGACCATTACCGTCGATACCACTGCCCCGACCATCACCATCAATACCATTGCCGGGGATGACGTGATCAATGCCGCGGAGCACGGCGGACAGGTAGCCATCAACGGCACCACTACCGGTGCCGAGAACGGCCGGACCGTGACCGTGCACCTGAACGGCCGCGACTACACTGCTACCGTGAACAACAACACCTGGACCCTGAATGCCCCGGCTATCGATGTGGCTGCCCTGGTTAACGGACAGGGCTACACCGTCACCGCCGATGTCTCGGATGCCGCCGGCAATGCCGCACCCCAGGCCGGCCGGACCATTACCGTCGATACCACTGCCCCGACCATCACCATCAACACCATTGCCGGGGATGACGTGATCAATGCCGCGGAGCACGGCGGACAGGTAGCCATCAGCGGCACCACCACCGGTGCCGAGAACGGCCGGACCGTGACCGTGCACCTGAACGGCCACGATTACACTGCTACCGTGAGCAACAACACCTGGACCCTGAATGCCCCGGCTATCGATGTGGCAGCCCTGCTTGACGGGCGGGGCTACACCGTCACCGCCGATGTCTCGGATGCTGCCGGCAATGCCGCACCCCAGGCCGGTCGGACCATTACCGTCGACACCACTGCTCCGGTAATCGCCATCATCCTTGACAAAGTCACTCCCGACAATGTTCTGGACCCCGGTGAAGCCGGCGGGACCGTGACCCTGACCGGCAGGGTCTCAGGTGAGGTGAATCCCGGCGACACCGTTACCCTGGTCATTGACGGCACCACGTACACCGCCCTGGTCCAGAACGACAAGACCTTCAGCGTTGACGTCCCGGGCAGCAAGCTCGCCTCTGACAGCGATCTGACCATAAACACCAGTGTCACCACCACCGATGCGGCCGGCAACAGCACCACCGCCACCGGCATCAAGACATACCTCAAACCGCCGGTGGCCAGCAACGACACGGCCACGGCCATTGAAGCCGGGGGCGTCAACAACGCCACGCCTGGGGCCGATGCAGTCGGAAACGTGCTGACCAACGACGCCACTGCCGATCCCGGCGGCACAAAAACCGTGGTCTCGGCAACCGGAACGGGAACAGGCCAGGTCGGAGGAGCCACCAGCGGCCTTTACGGGGTACTGACCCTGAATGCCGACGGCAGCTACAGCTATGTGGTAAACAACAGTAACGCGGCAGTACAGGCGCTGAATACGGGAGAAGCCCTCACCGACACCTTCACCTACACCATGCGCGATGCAAACGGCCTGACCGACAGCGCTGTCCTGACCGTCACCATCCAGGGGGCGAACGACAGCCCGGTCGTCACGCTGAACACCGGCTCGATCGTGTCGGCACTCCAGGTTCCGGTCCGCTTCGGCGGGCTGCATGTGGATGACGTGGATTCACCGGTAATGACCGTCACTCTGTCCGTGGAGCATGGCGTTCTGCTGGTCACCGATCCCGGCTCTCCCAACCTGACCGTCACCGGCAACGGCAGCAACCGGGTGACGCTCAGCGGAAGCCTGGCGGAGATCAACGCCCTGATCGGAGGCAGCACCGCCCTTACCTATACTCCTGATTACTCCTTCTCCGGCAACGACTCGTTCATCATGTCCACCAACGACGGACATGCGACCGTTGCTACAAGCACCGGCATCCTGGTGACCCAGCGGCCGCCGGTGACGGAAGATCCCCGCACCTCCGGCCAGGGAAATACAGCCACCCCCGTGACTCCCGTGATCAGTCTGCCGCCGGTACAGGTGACCGTTTCCCCGGACAGCCTGGTAAGCACATCCGGCCATCCGTCACCCGTAAACTCCCTGGAGCCGGCACTGGGAGTCCGGACCTCGGTCGGCCCCGCGCCCGAGTTGACATCGATGGCAACGAGCAGGAACGGTCTGGTGATCCTGGGCGGAGAAGATACCCTTGGCGCCCCGGCCGGACTGTACCTGGTGAAGACTCCTTCTTCCCAGGAAAGCCTGGTGGAGGAGGTTTCCTCCTTCAATCTGCCCCAGGGGATCTTCAGGCATTCCGACATGAACGCCAAGGTGGCTCTGGCCGCAACCCTGTCGGACGGCTCGCCCCTGCCCAACTGGATGACCTTTGATGCGGAAAGCGGCCGCTTCACCGCCAAGCCCCCTGTTGGCAGCGGCGGGGCCATGGACATCAGGATCACGGCCCGCGACCAGAACGGCAATGTTGCCGAAGCCCAATTCCTGTTCCATATCACCGAATCGAAATCCGGCAAGCCCGAAACCGTTGACACCGATTCCGCCGATAAAAAGCCGGCACAAAAGGACCAAAAACCGGCCCGCGATTCCCGGGATACCTCCGCTTCGCCCCGCTCGGATGCCCTGGATCTGCTGAAGCCTCAGAAATATGCGGCCCGCACCCTCAAGGGACGTCCCTCCCTGGCGGAGCAGATGGCATCCGCTGCCGGAAAGGATAGGGAGCCGGTCTTCCTGGCCGCCCTGCACAAGGCGGGAAAAACTGTCCGACAGTAG